GCTGAGACGGCATCTGGTTCGATCGGCTGAAAGAAGCTCGGCCAGCCAGTGCCGGACTCGTATTTCGCTTCCGACTTGTAGAGTGGACGGTCGCAGCAAACACAACGATAGGTGCCGTGTAAGGAGCTGTCGAAGTTCGGGCTTGAAAAAGCGCGTTCCGTACCGTGCTGTCGGGTGATCTGATACTGGATCGGCGTAAGCTGTTCGCGCCATTCCGCATCGGTCTTCACAACCTTCAATGGGCGGGTTTGATCGGTAGAGCTAGACATATATATCTCCTCTCTTGAGCGAAGCCGTATGGATTTGAATGCGGCACAGTGCAAACGGACATAAACTCTTCAATATATTGTTGAATTGCTTGTGCGCTTAGATGCCTGCATGTGCTCTGCGTTTCGTAGCGATTATATAGTTCGTGGATAAGCCAAATGCGA
The Ochrobactrum sp. BTU1 DNA segment above includes these coding regions:
- the msrB gene encoding peptide-methionine (R)-S-oxide reductase MsrB encodes the protein MSSSTDQTRPLKVVKTDAEWREQLTPIQYQITRQHGTERAFSSPNFDSSLHGTYRCVCCDRPLYKSEAKYESGTGWPSFFQPIEPDAVSAFEDHSYGMNRTEIRCSDCDAHLGHVFPDGPPPTGLRYCMNGNALIFDQD